The proteins below are encoded in one region of Apium graveolens cultivar Ventura chromosome 4, ASM990537v1, whole genome shotgun sequence:
- the LOC141717459 gene encoding chaperone protein dnaJ 8, chloroplastic-like, giving the protein MAAVGGLIGGTGSCSSKSTCFQKDLTRKKRNNNRYKVNCMYSNSPVSSDPYKTLKIHPGASESEVKKAFRRLALQYHPDVCRGNNCGVQFHQINEAYEALMNRLREEEEAVENNERRMYGGDDEDEQMRGMYDPDWDMWEEWMGWEGAGIRDYSSHINPYI; this is encoded by the exons ATGGCAGCTGTGGGTGGATTAATCGGTGGAACTGGCTCGTGTTCATCGAAATCAACATGTTTTCAGAAAGATTTAACTAGAAAAAAGAGAAATAATAATAGATACAAGGTTAATTGTATGTATAGTAATAGTCCTGTTTCTTCCGATCCTTACAAAACTCTCAAGATTCATCCTGGTGCTTCCGAATCCGAAGTCAAAAAAGCTTTCCGACGTCTCGCTCTTCAG TACCATCCGGACGTGTGTAGGGGGAATAACTGTGGGGTCCAGTTTCATCAAATCAACGAAGCGTACGAGGCGTTGATGAATAGATTACGAGAAGAAGAAGAGGCAGTGGAGAATAATGAGAGGAGAATGTACGGTGGAGATGATGAAGATGAGCAGATGAGAGGAATGTACGATCCAGATTGGGACATGTGGGAAGAATGGATGGGCTGGGAAGGTGCGGGCATTCGTGATTATTCGTCGCATATTAATCCTTacatttga